From the genome of Spinacia oleracea cultivar Varoflay chromosome 2, BTI_SOV_V1, whole genome shotgun sequence, one region includes:
- the LOC130467552 gene encoding protein FAR1-RELATED SEQUENCE 5-like, giving the protein MKIATLSQSVAMEVFPKSRHRLCTWHIGENAVVNIKGVMAKEGFKRRFDYALKYTDTVAEFEHYWNSLMTDYNCKTHKWIERLYDLKEKWCPAYNKDWFSGGILSSQRSETTNHSISRRLHKTNGLCDFYKCFLDVIDEWRSKENKGDYNSSTGNRYYACADNMLCLHARDVYTIAIYLIFEQRFIKAIGLRCQRISYEFPVSKYIVGHPTKDFIRHVVMFNEQEMVVDCTCKSYGEIGVLCSHILRVFIVHNVEEIPKQYIMKRWTKKAMNTIVEEGEDRDNEVSVVSASVWRMQSIRNCIKVINEAQHCPAARKLIDLGVLDMSCKVKEYIGGVEGDGNVSNKYVREETLLDVVEPSTDTVLPDVVEPIAEKVIPTMIQNPPKRKRKIKNGTEG; this is encoded by the exons GCACATTGGGGAAAATGCTGTTGTAAACATCAAAGGTGTTATGGCCAAAGAAGGTTTCAAACGTCGGTTTGATTATGCTTTGAAATATACTGACACAGTTGCTGAGTTCGAGCATTATTGGAATAG TCTTATGACTGATTACAATTGCAAGACACACAAATGGATAGAGAGGTTATATGATTTGAAAGAGAAATGGTGTCCTGCATATAACAAAGACTGGTTTTCTGGGGGTATTTTATCTTCTCAAAGGAGTGAGACGACAAATCATTCTATTTCTAGGAGGTTGCATAAAACGAATGGTTTATGTGATTTTTATAAGTGTTTTTTAGATGTAATTGATGAATGGAGAAGTAAGGAGAACAAGGGAGATTATAATTCTTCTACTGGAAATAGATATTACGCATGTGCAGATAACATGTTATGTTTGCATGCGCGGGATGTGTATACCATTgcaatatatttgatatttgagCAACGATTCATCAAAGCAATTGGTTTGAGGTGTCAACGCATTTCCTATGAGTTTCCAGTTTCTAAGTACATTGTTGGGCATCCTACAAAGGATTTTATTAGACATGTTGTGATGTTTAATGAGCAAGAGATGGTTGTTGATTGTACTTGCAAGTCATATGGAGAGATAGGAGTTCTTTGTTCTCATATTCTTCGAGTTTTCATTGTCCATAATGTTGAAGAGATTCCCAAACAATACATTATGAAGAGATGGACCAAAAAGGCTATGAACACGATTGTTGAAGAAGGAGAAGATAGAGATAATGAAGTAAGTGTTGTTTCTGCTTCAGTTTGGAGGATGCAAAGCATAAGAAATTGCATTAAAGTTATAAATGAAGCTCAACATTGTCCGGCTGCAAGGAAGCTTATTGATTTGGGTGTGTTGGATATGTCATGCAAAGTAAAGGAGTATATTGGTGGTGTTGAAGGGGATGGTAATGTATCAAACAAGTATGTGCGAGAAGAAACTCTACTTGATGTCGTTGAGCCTTCAACAGACACAGTTTTGCCGGATGTTGTGGAACCGATTGCTGAAAAAGTCATTCCAACAATGATTCAAAATCCACCAAAGCGAAAGAGGAAGATTAAGAACGGGACTGAAGGCTAA
- the LOC130467553 gene encoding uncharacterized protein, translating to MRCVLDYAFGKGSPTQVLYTDDWNIVTREEFQTLAPNVWVMNNVIDTFARILNDDPDQSVKSNLKFYFSTIPFNMLCQNEPYGGSQDSQATEGKRLENFILSVRHEYVTAGVKSLKGFHLLKL from the exons ATGCGATGCGTACTGGATTATGCCTTTGGAAAGGGAAGCCCAAC TCAGGTGTTGTACACTGATGATTGGAATATAGTTACCAGAGAAGAGTTTCAAACCCTAg CTCCCAATGTGTGGGTGATGAATAATGTTATTGACACTTTTGCAAGAATACTGAATGATGATCCAGATCAAAGTGTCAAGAGTAACTTGAAGTTCTATTTCTCTACAATCCCTTTC AATATGCTCTGCCAGAATGAACCGTATGGTGGATCACAGGATAGTCAAGCAACCGAGGGCAAACGCttagaaaattttattttaagtgtACGCCATGAGTATGTAACTGCTGGTGTGAAGTCTTTGAAGGGATTCCATCTgctaaaattataa
- the LOC110804853 gene encoding pleiotropic drug resistance protein 1 isoform X1, with product MRLFKSVKIEHRRSSCSNSDENNNSNENEINWATLERLPTSERAHHGFLHGVAGEFKEVDVSKLSFVERKALLNRLLKNMGQNEVFLHKIKSRFDRVSLAIPSIEVRFENLNVEAYGYVGTRALPSIFNSLVMNTLENVLNYLHIIPSKKRKLQILEDFSGIIKPGRMTLLMGPPSSGKTTLLLALSGLLDSELKVSGKVTYNGHELHEFVPQRCSVYVSQNDVHITEMTVRETLSFSATCQGVGHAYELLLDLLRKEKEIDTRPDPLLDSLLKASAMDTQRRALFTDYVLKVLGLEECADTLIGDQMRRGISGGQKKRVTIGEMMVGPANVYFMDSISVGLDSSTTYQIINSIKQSVHIMNKTAVISLLQPPPETFELFDDIILISEGQIVYQGPRVYVLDFFESFGFRCPQRKAVADYLQEVISRKDQAQFWARQEEEYTYVSTKQFAARFKEFHLGRTIQNELAVPFDKSTSYPFSLTKSKFGASKMVLFKACLSREILLMKRNILIFAFKSIQLAILGFIVASAFYEDRKHHETLQDGVVHMGALFVGLVTLIVSGYAVLPMTISKLPVYYKQRSFKFFPSWAYSFPTLLPGIIFSSIEVIIWVLTTYFIIGFDLNFFRLLKHAFIFILCGQMSYTLFRCIGAVTRDNSIASVVANLAVMWLVIFSGFVLAKEAMRKWLLWGYWTSPLLYVFNAIASTEFLGHSWEKHHLPGTNKELGLSVLESRGATTDPHWYWIGVAALIGFILFYALLANLALAYLKPYGQSHSSGFIAEETEAEMTTKADNTNRNRTPNSGKTTSLPFTPLCMTFENIIYSVDMPKMMKQKGNPHDHLVLLNGVSGSFRPGVLTALMGVTGAGKTTLLDVLAGRKNTGYIEGSIKVSGYSKKQETFARVSGYCEQNDIHVALMTVYESIIFSASLRLSKDISPEAKQNFVDEIMELIELSPIKDALVGLPNVNGLSVEQRKRLTIAVELVANPSILFMDEPTSGLDARAAAIVMRVVRNTVNTGRTVICTIHQPSIDIFESFDELFLLKQGGQVLYSGPIGHHCCQLMSYFEQINGVRKIRDGYNPATWVLEVTARAEEERLGVDFTSIYLNSELYRTNKALIGELSIPPPGSEDLHFPTTYPQTYVTQWKMCLWRQYKSYWRDTAHNGVRYMTTLASGFMFGIVFWEIGSRRNTQLDLVGGIGAIYTYTMFIGAQTSGSVMPVMNMDKPAFYRERSSGLYAAIPYALAQVMIEIPYVLAQVTIFQIISYAMMGFEWTAFKFFQEFLFMLLSLLCFTYFGMMVSSMTPNQETSSVFASLVYSLWSLFSGFAMPRNRVPVWWKWYTMVCPVSWTIYGMVASQYGDIESKLNTGQSVTQFLKDSYGYKYEFVGVVIAIMLAFNVLFIFLHCFFTKVFNFQKR from the exons ATGAGGTTGTTTAAAAGTGtgaaaattgagcataggagaagTTCATGTAGTAATTCAGATGAAAATAATAACAGTAATGAAAATGAAATAAATTGGGCAACACTTGAAAGGCTCCCAACATCAGAAAGAGCGCACCATGGTTTTTTGCATGGAGTGGCAGGTGAATTTAAAGAGGTTGATGTTTCTAAACTTAGTTTTGTTGAAAGGAAGGCTTTGTTGAATAGATTGCTTAAAAATATGGGTCAAAATGAAGTCTTCTTGCACAAAATCAAGTCTAGGTTTGATCG AGTTTCCTTGGCAATACCATCAATAGAAGTCCGGTTTGAGAATCTAAATGTTGAGGCTTATGGTTATGTGGGCACTAGAGCTTTACCTTCAATCTTCAACTCATTGGTCATGAATACTCTTGAG aatGTGCTAAATTACCTCCATATAATtccaagcaaaaagagaaaattgCAAATTCTTGAAGATTTTAGTGGAATCATCAAACCAGGAAG GATGACTTTGCTTATGGGTCCACCAAGCTCGGGAAAGACCACACTACTATTAGCTTTGTCTGGTCTTCTCGATTCGGAACTAAAG GTTTCTGGAAAGGTGACATACAATGGACATGAGCTGCATGAGTTTGTGCCACAGAGGTGTTCTGTGTATGTTAGTCAAAACGATGTTCACATTACTGAGATGACTGTTAGAGAAACTTTAAGCTTCTCTGCCACTTGTCAAGGAGTTGGCCATGCTTATG AGTTGCTCTTGGATCTGCTGAGAAAAGAAAAGGAGATAGACACTAGACCAGATCCCTTGCTAGATTCACTCTTGAAG GCATCAGCTATGGATACACAAAGAAGAGCTTTGTTCACTGATTATGTTCTTAAG GTATTGGGGTTGGAGGAATGTGCAGATACACTTATAGGTGATCAAATGAGAAGAGGCATCTCTGGGGGTCAAAAAAAGCGAGTGACAATCG GGGAAATGATGGTTGGACCTGCAAATGTGTACTTTATGGACAGTATATCAGTTGGTTTAGACAGTTCTACAACTTATCAGATAATTAACTCAATCAAGCAATCTGTACACATTATGAACAAAACTGCTGTAATCTCTCTGCTTCAGCCACCCCCTGAAACATTTGAGCTGTTTGATGACATAATTCTCATCTCTGAGGGACAGATTGTGTACCAAGGACCTCGAGTTTATGTTCTCGATTTCTTCGAATCCTTTGGTTTTCGATGCCCTCAAAGGAAAGCTGTTGCTGATTACCTGCAAGAG GTTATATCAAGAAAGGATCAAGCACAGTTTTGGGCAAGACAAGAGGAGGAATATACTTATGTTTCTACTAAGCAATTTGCTGCCAGATTTAAGGAATTTCATCTTGGAAGAACCATTCAAAATGAGCTTGCTGTACCTTTTGATAAGTCCACCAGTTACCCTTTCTCCTTGACTAAGTCCAAATTTGGAGCTAGCAAGATGGTTTTATTCAAAGCCTGTCTATCTAGAGAAATCCTTCTCATGAAAAGAAACATACTTATCTTTGCTTTCAAGTCGATTCAA CTCGCAATACTTGGATTCATCGTTGCAAGTGCTTTCTACGAAGATAGAAAGCATCATGAAACACTCCAAGATGGGGTAGTTCATATGGGGGCTCTCTTTGTTGGACTAGTAACACTCATTGTTTCAGGATATGCTGTTCTACCCAtgaccattagcaaacttccAGTGTACTATAAGCAAAGGAGTTTCAAATTTTTCCCCTCATGGGCATACTCGTTTCCAACATTGCTCCCTGGGATTATTTTTTCGAGTATTGAAGTTATTATTTGGGTGCTCACAACTTATTTCATCATAGGGTTTGATCTTAACTTCTTCAG GCTGTTGAAACATGCTTTTATCTTCATACTATGTGGGCAGATGTCTTACACTCTCTTTAGATGTATCGGTGCCGTAACAAGAGATAATTCCATTGCAAGTGTAGTAGCTAATCTTGCAGTTATGTGGCTGGTTATATTCAGTGGTTTTGTGCTAGCAAAAG AGGCAATGAGGAAATGGTTACTGTGGGGCTATTGGACATCTCCATTGTTGTATGTTTTCAATGCCATTGCCTCAACCGAGTTCCTTGGACATTCATGGGAAAAACAT CATCTCCCAGGAACGAACAAAGAATTGGGACTATCTGTCCTGGAATCTCGTGGAGCAACTACTGATCCTCATTGGTATTGGATTGGTGTTGCTGCATTGATCGGCTTCATACTCTTTTACGCTTTACTTGCCAATCTCGCGCTTGCCTATCTCAAAC CATATGGGCAGTCCCATTCATCAGGATTTATCGCTGAAGAAACGGAAGCTGAAATGACTACCAAGGCAGACAACACAAACCGAAACAGAACACCAAATAGTGGTAAAACCACTAGCCTACCTTTCACACCTCTCTGCATGACTTTCGAGAACATCATATATTCAGTTGACATGCCAAAG ATGATGAAACAAAAGGGAAACCCACATGATCACTTGGTGCTACTTAATGGAGTAAGTGGTTCTTTTAGACCTGGTGTCCTAACCGCGTTGATGGGAGTCACAGGAGCAGGAAAAACCACTCTATTAGATGTTTTGGCTGGAAGAAAAAACACAGGATATATAGAAGGAAGCATTAAAGTTTCAGGATATTCAAAGAAGCAAGAAACTTTTGCTCGAGTTTCAGGATATTGTGAACAGAATGATATCCATGTTGCCCTCATGACTGTCTATGAATCAATCATCTTTTCTGCATCCCTTCGGTTATCCAAGGATATTAGCCCTGAGGCTAAGCAG AATTTTGTGGATGAAATCATGGAATTGATCGAGCTTTCTCCAATAAAAGACGCGCTAGTAGGACTCCCAAATGTAAATGGACTGTCAGTAGAGCAGAGAAAAAGGCTTACCATAGCAGTAGAGCTGGTTGCTAACCCTTCCATATTGTTCATGGATGAGCCTACTTCTGGTCTCGATGCAAGGGCAGCTGCAATTGTCATGAGGGTTGTCAGAAATACTGTGAACACCGGGAGAACAGTGATTTGCACCATTCATCAACCTAGCATTGATATATTTGAATCCTTTGATGAG CTTTTCCTGTTGAAGCAAGGAGGTCAAGTGTTATATTCAGGTCCTATAGGTCATCACTGTTGCCAGCTGATGAGTTACTTTGAG CAAATCAATGGAGTACGTAAGATAAGAGATGGGTACAACCCTGCAACCTGGGTGTTAGAAGTGACAGCGAGAGCAGAAGAGGAGAGACTAGGAGTTGATTTTACTAGCATTTACCTGAATTCTGAGCTTTACAG GACAAACAAAGCTTTGATAGGGGAGTTAAGTATACCTCCACCTGGTTCTGAAGACCTCCATTTTCCAACAACATACCCTCAAACATATGTTACTCAATGGAAAATGTGTTTATGGAGGCAATACAAGTCATATTGGAGAGATACAGCTCATAACGGTGTTAGATACATGACTACATTAGCATCCGGCTTCATGTTCGGCATTGTGTTCTGGGAAATAGGGTCTAGAAG GAATACGCAACTTGATCTTGTTGGTGGAATCGGTGCAATTTACACTTACACAATGTTCATTGGAGCACAGACTAGTGGTAGTGTGATGCCAGTTATGAACATGGATAAACCAGCGTTTTATAGAGAGAGATCTTCTGGGTTGTATGCAGCCATACCATATGCTTTGGCACAG GTTATGATTGAGATTCCATATGTTTTGGCGCAAGTGACCATATTCCAGATCATATCCTATGCAATGATGGGGTTCGAATGGACAGCTTTCAAGTTCTTTCAGGAATTCCTCTTCATGTTACTCTCACTGTTGTGCTTCACATACTTTGGCATGATGGTCTCCTCCATGACTCCTAACCAAGAAACATCTTCCGTATTTGCTAGCCTTGTTTACTCCTTGTGGAGTCTCTTCTCCGGTTTTGCAATGCCTCGAAAT AGGGTTCCGGTATGGTGGAAATGGTATACCATGGTGTGCCCGGTATCATGGACCATATATGGAATGGTAGCTTCTCAATATGGAGATATAGAATCCAAGCTTAATACAGGCCAGTCAGTCACCCAATTCTTAAAGGACTCCTACGGGTACAAGTATGAATTCGTAGGAGTTGTCATTGCTATTATGCTTGCTTTCAACGTACTCTTCATTTTCCTGCATTGCTTCTTCACCAAGGTCTTCAACTTCCAGAAAAGATAG
- the LOC110804853 gene encoding pleiotropic drug resistance protein 1 isoform X2 has protein sequence MEWQVNLKRFDVSKLSFVERKALLNRLLKNMAQNEVFLHKIKSRFDRVSLAIPSIEVRFENLNVEAYGYVGTRALPSIFNSLVMNTLENVLNYLHIIPSKKRKLQILEDFSGIIKPGRMTLLMGPPSSGKTTLLLALSGLLDSELKVSGKVTYNGHELHEFVPQRCSVYVSQNDVHITEMTVRETLSFSATCQGVGHAYELLLDLLRKEKEIDTRPDPLLDSLLKASAMDTQRRALFTDYVLKVLGLEECADTLIGDQMRRGISGGQKKRVTIGEMMVGPANVYFMDSISVGLDSSTTYQIINSIKQSVHIMNKTAVISLLQPPPETFELFDDIILISEGQIVYQGPRVYVLDFFESFGFRCPQRKAVADYLQEVISRKDQAQFWARQEEEYTYVSTKQFAARFKEFHLGRTIQNELAVPFDKSTSYPFSLTKSKFGASKMVLFKACLSREILLMKRNILIFAFKSIQLAILGFIVASAFYEDRKHHETLQDGVVHMGALFVGLVTLIVSGYAVLPMTISKLPVYYKQRSFKFFPSWAYSFPTLLPGIIFSSIEVIIWVLTTYFIIGFDLNFFRLLKHAFIFILCGQMSYTLFRCIGAVTRDNSIASVVANLAVMWLVIFSGFVLAKEAMRKWLLWGYWTSPLLYVFNAIASTEFLGHSWEKHHLPGTNKELGLSVLESRGATTDPHWYWIGVAALIGFILFYALLANLALAYLKPYGQSHSSGFIAEETEAEMTTKADNTNRNRTPNSGKTTSLPFTPLCMTFENIIYSVDMPKMMKQKGNPHDHLVLLNGVSGSFRPGVLTALMGVTGAGKTTLLDVLAGRKNTGYIEGSIKVSGYSKKQETFARVSGYCEQNDIHVALMTVYESIIFSASLRLSKDISPEAKQNFVDEIMELIELSPIKDALVGLPNVNGLSVEQRKRLTIAVELVANPSILFMDEPTSGLDARAAAIVMRVVRNTVNTGRTVICTIHQPSIDIFESFDELFLLKQGGQVLYSGPIGHHCCQLMSYFEQINGVRKIRDGYNPATWVLEVTARAEEERLGVDFTSIYLNSELYRTNKALIGELSIPPPGSEDLHFPTTYPQTYVTQWKMCLWRQYKSYWRDTAHNGVRYMTTLASGFMFGIVFWEIGSRRNTQLDLVGGIGAIYTYTMFIGAQTSGSVMPVMNMDKPAFYRERSSGLYAAIPYALAQVMIEIPYVLAQVTIFQIISYAMMGFEWTAFKFFQEFLFMLLSLLCFTYFGMMVSSMTPNQETSSVFASLVYSLWSLFSGFAMPRNRVPVWWKWYTMVCPVSWTIYGMVASQYGDIESKLNTGQSVTQFLKDSYGYKYEFVGVVIAIMLAFNVLFIFLHCFFTKVFNFQKR, from the exons ATGGAGTGGCAGGTGAATTTAAAGAGGTTTGATGTTTCTAAACTTAGTTTTGTTGAAAGGAAGGCTTTGTTGAATAGATTGCTTAAAAATATGGCTCAAAATGAAGTCTTCTTGCACAAAATCAAGTCTAGGTTTGATCG AGTTTCCTTGGCAATACCATCAATAGAAGTCCGGTTTGAGAATCTAAATGTTGAGGCTTATGGTTATGTGGGCACTAGAGCTTTACCTTCAATCTTCAACTCATTGGTCATGAATACTCTTGAG aatGTGCTAAATTACCTCCATATAATtccaagcaaaaagagaaaattgCAAATTCTTGAAGATTTTAGTGGAATCATCAAACCAGGAAG GATGACTTTGCTTATGGGTCCACCAAGCTCGGGAAAGACCACACTACTATTAGCTTTGTCTGGTCTTCTCGATTCGGAACTAAAG GTTTCTGGAAAGGTGACATACAATGGACATGAGCTGCATGAGTTTGTGCCACAGAGGTGTTCTGTGTATGTTAGTCAAAACGATGTTCACATTACTGAGATGACTGTTAGAGAAACTTTAAGCTTCTCTGCCACTTGTCAAGGAGTTGGCCATGCTTATG AGTTGCTCTTGGATCTGCTGAGAAAAGAAAAGGAGATAGACACTAGACCAGATCCCTTGCTAGATTCACTCTTGAAG GCATCAGCTATGGATACACAAAGAAGAGCTTTGTTCACTGATTATGTTCTTAAG GTATTGGGGTTGGAGGAATGTGCAGATACACTTATAGGTGATCAAATGAGAAGAGGCATCTCTGGGGGTCAAAAAAAGCGAGTGACAATCG GGGAAATGATGGTTGGACCTGCAAATGTGTACTTTATGGACAGTATATCAGTTGGTTTAGACAGTTCTACAACTTATCAGATAATTAACTCAATCAAGCAATCTGTACACATTATGAACAAAACTGCTGTAATCTCTCTGCTTCAGCCACCCCCTGAAACATTTGAGCTGTTTGATGACATAATTCTCATCTCTGAGGGACAGATTGTGTACCAAGGACCTCGAGTTTATGTTCTCGATTTCTTCGAATCCTTTGGTTTTCGATGCCCTCAAAGGAAAGCTGTTGCTGATTACCTGCAAGAG GTTATATCAAGAAAGGATCAAGCACAGTTTTGGGCAAGACAAGAGGAGGAATATACTTATGTTTCTACTAAGCAATTTGCTGCCAGATTTAAGGAATTTCATCTTGGAAGAACCATTCAAAATGAGCTTGCTGTACCTTTTGATAAGTCCACCAGTTACCCTTTCTCCTTGACTAAGTCCAAATTTGGAGCTAGCAAGATGGTTTTATTCAAAGCCTGTCTATCTAGAGAAATCCTTCTCATGAAAAGAAACATACTTATCTTTGCTTTCAAGTCGATTCAA CTCGCAATACTTGGATTCATCGTTGCAAGTGCTTTCTACGAAGATAGAAAGCATCATGAAACACTCCAAGATGGGGTAGTTCATATGGGGGCTCTCTTTGTTGGACTAGTAACACTCATTGTTTCAGGATATGCTGTTCTACCCAtgaccattagcaaacttccAGTGTACTATAAGCAAAGGAGTTTCAAATTTTTCCCCTCATGGGCATACTCGTTTCCAACATTGCTCCCTGGGATTATTTTTTCGAGTATTGAAGTTATTATTTGGGTGCTCACAACTTATTTCATCATAGGGTTTGATCTTAACTTCTTCAG GCTGTTGAAACATGCTTTTATCTTCATACTATGTGGGCAGATGTCTTACACTCTCTTTAGATGTATCGGTGCCGTAACAAGAGATAATTCCATTGCAAGTGTAGTAGCTAATCTTGCAGTTATGTGGCTGGTTATATTCAGTGGTTTTGTGCTAGCAAAAG AGGCAATGAGGAAATGGTTACTGTGGGGCTATTGGACATCTCCATTGTTGTATGTTTTCAATGCCATTGCCTCAACCGAGTTCCTTGGACATTCATGGGAAAAACAT CATCTCCCAGGAACGAACAAAGAATTGGGACTATCTGTCCTGGAATCTCGTGGAGCAACTACTGATCCTCATTGGTATTGGATTGGTGTTGCTGCATTGATCGGCTTCATACTCTTTTACGCTTTACTTGCCAATCTCGCGCTTGCCTATCTCAAAC CATATGGGCAGTCCCATTCATCAGGATTTATCGCTGAAGAAACGGAAGCTGAAATGACTACCAAGGCAGACAACACAAACCGAAACAGAACACCAAATAGTGGTAAAACCACTAGCCTACCTTTCACACCTCTCTGCATGACTTTCGAGAACATCATATATTCAGTTGACATGCCAAAG ATGATGAAACAAAAGGGAAACCCACATGATCACTTGGTGCTACTTAATGGAGTAAGTGGTTCTTTTAGACCTGGTGTCCTAACCGCGTTGATGGGAGTCACAGGAGCAGGAAAAACCACTCTATTAGATGTTTTGGCTGGAAGAAAAAACACAGGATATATAGAAGGAAGCATTAAAGTTTCAGGATATTCAAAGAAGCAAGAAACTTTTGCTCGAGTTTCAGGATATTGTGAACAGAATGATATCCATGTTGCCCTCATGACTGTCTATGAATCAATCATCTTTTCTGCATCCCTTCGGTTATCCAAGGATATTAGCCCTGAGGCTAAGCAG AATTTTGTGGATGAAATCATGGAATTGATCGAGCTTTCTCCAATAAAAGACGCGCTAGTAGGACTCCCAAATGTAAATGGACTGTCAGTAGAGCAGAGAAAAAGGCTTACCATAGCAGTAGAGCTGGTTGCTAACCCTTCCATATTGTTCATGGATGAGCCTACTTCTGGTCTCGATGCAAGGGCAGCTGCAATTGTCATGAGGGTTGTCAGAAATACTGTGAACACCGGGAGAACAGTGATTTGCACCATTCATCAACCTAGCATTGATATATTTGAATCCTTTGATGAG CTTTTCCTGTTGAAGCAAGGAGGTCAAGTGTTATATTCAGGTCCTATAGGTCATCACTGTTGCCAGCTGATGAGTTACTTTGAG CAAATCAATGGAGTACGTAAGATAAGAGATGGGTACAACCCTGCAACCTGGGTGTTAGAAGTGACAGCGAGAGCAGAAGAGGAGAGACTAGGAGTTGATTTTACTAGCATTTACCTGAATTCTGAGCTTTACAG GACAAACAAAGCTTTGATAGGGGAGTTAAGTATACCTCCACCTGGTTCTGAAGACCTCCATTTTCCAACAACATACCCTCAAACATATGTTACTCAATGGAAAATGTGTTTATGGAGGCAATACAAGTCATATTGGAGAGATACAGCTCATAACGGTGTTAGATACATGACTACATTAGCATCCGGCTTCATGTTCGGCATTGTGTTCTGGGAAATAGGGTCTAGAAG GAATACGCAACTTGATCTTGTTGGTGGAATCGGTGCAATTTACACTTACACAATGTTCATTGGAGCACAGACTAGTGGTAGTGTGATGCCAGTTATGAACATGGATAAACCAGCGTTTTATAGAGAGAGATCTTCTGGGTTGTATGCAGCCATACCATATGCTTTGGCACAG GTTATGATTGAGATTCCATATGTTTTGGCGCAAGTGACCATATTCCAGATCATATCCTATGCAATGATGGGGTTCGAATGGACAGCTTTCAAGTTCTTTCAGGAATTCCTCTTCATGTTACTCTCACTGTTGTGCTTCACATACTTTGGCATGATGGTCTCCTCCATGACTCCTAACCAAGAAACATCTTCCGTATTTGCTAGCCTTGTTTACTCCTTGTGGAGTCTCTTCTCCGGTTTTGCAATGCCTCGAAAT AGGGTTCCGGTATGGTGGAAATGGTATACCATGGTGTGCCCGGTATCATGGACCATATATGGAATGGTAGCTTCTCAATATGGAGATATAGAATCCAAGCTTAATACAGGCCAGTCAGTCACCCAATTCTTAAAGGACTCCTACGGGTACAAGTATGAATTCGTAGGAGTTGTCATTGCTATTATGCTTGCTTTCAACGTACTCTTCATTTTCCTGCATTGCTTCTTCACCAAGGTCTTCAACTTCCAGAAAAGATAG